A genomic stretch from Theobroma cacao cultivar B97-61/B2 chromosome 4, Criollo_cocoa_genome_V2, whole genome shotgun sequence includes:
- the LOC18602166 gene encoding uncharacterized protein LOC18602166 isoform X5: MASRKVRMSKWKEGQRRSPRISASHPCEAQRSRRVGRTALAPPPQAMGLQVQHSRPQDQGPASRTRARKKRKLRPVDDVAATSLSPFAQQPNDMQGSDLQSHDEDHRISCDPPTAQGGNSPKFDDKAVSPDQLSSVPSTRWMPEKRILELVLDILQRRDTYEIFAEPVDREEVEDYYDIIKEPMDFGTMRAKLHEGMYTSLQQFEHDVYLISKNAMHFNSSATIYFRQVPVSSKSPLPQYLRLFLPPNEGKILVLQARAIDELAKKVFHSLKTDPENFELEFSETRRRTSRRLMSEARAPSYSSSSKLATNLRRNSKTNVSSKPMPSFLPNSSNLRKGVRGICGLAGATTDCNARDPVVHSGALNGRGNNFAEVDRRCTYRPWTSLHTDNDSIVSTIYSDSKPLIPVNQQDIGYRDSLMFFVKDLGPTAQMIAKQKLIGCSVDASNCWTPGSKHWFQEPECQKPNAFHSTQRGLPILDSAFTAASENLFDHLQRGPNILGNANYKVDSSYAGAGEKAYASNKMLIPSASVVVVSSSDEMKSPVAFKGDGHFSNAMDIFGLFGCDKLHQDQCSEIQLGSHPSSVGQDIIAQDEVEVRGSVEGGQELKAGQPNQLGSQFIFDLPFLKKRLDQINSSGKDKLLQQGSSIETPFLNEEVNWKMQLACSRHKKLSTQNIQRDG, encoded by the exons ATGGCCAG CAGAAAAGTACGAATGTCCAAGTGGAAAGAAGGGCAGAGGCGGAGCCCGCGAATATCTGCATCGCATCCTTGCGAGGCCCAGCGATCGAGGCGAGTGGGTCGCACTGCTTTGGCTCCACCTCCACAGGCAATGGGTTTACAAGTGCAACACTCTCGCCCTCAGGATCAAGGACCAGCCTCCCGGACTAGGGccaggaaaaagagaaaactcaGACCAGTCGACGATGTGGCTGCTACTTCCCTTTCACCCTTTGCTCAGCAG CCAAATGACATGCAGGGCAGCGACCTACAAAGCCATGATGAAGATCATCGAATTAGTTGCG ATCCACCAACTGCCCAGGGTGGCAATAGCCCAAAATTTGATGATAAAGCGGTCTCCCCTG ATCAACTATCAAGTGTGCCATCTACCAGATGGATGCCAGAGAAACGCATACTAGAGCTTGTTCTCGACATATTACAGAG GAGAGACACCTATGAAATATTCGCTGAACCTGTTGACCGTGAAGAG GTTGAGGATTATTATGATATCATTAAAGAGCCTATGGATTTTGGCACAATGAGAGCTAAACTTCATGAAGGGATGTATACGAGTCTTCAACAATTTGAG CATGATGTATATTTAATATCCAAAAATGCAATGCATTTTAATTCCTCGGCAACTATATACTTCAGACAGGTACCAGTATCATCTAAGAGTCCTCTTCCACAATATCTAAGATTATTCTTACCACCTAATGAAGGCAAAATTCTGGTTTTACAGGCTCGAGCCATTGATGAACTAGCAAAAAAGGTCTTTCATTCTCTTAAAACTGACCCAGAGAATTTTGAGTTGGAATTTTCAGAGACAAGACGAAGAACTAGTAGAAGGCTCATGAGTGAAGCTAGGGCTCCATCATATAGCTCAAGTTCTAAGCTTGCAACAAATTTAAGACGCAATAGCAAGACCAATGTATCATCAAAACCTATGCCATCTTTTCTTCCTAATTCTTCAAACCTCAGGAAAGGTGTTAGAGGAATTTGTGGACTCGCTGGTGCTACTACTGATTGTAATGCAAGAGATCCTGTAGTGCACTCtg GTGCTTTAAATGGCAGGGGAAATAATTTTGCTGAAGTAGATAGACGTTGTACGTATAGACCCTGGACGTCTCTCCACACTGACAATGATTCAATTGTTTCCACAATTTATAGTGATTCAAAACCACTAATTCCT GTGAATCAGCAGGATATTGGTTACAGAGATAGTTTAATGTTCTTTGTTAAAGATTTAGGACCAACAGCCCAAATGATTGCCAAGCAGAAGTTGATTGGATGCTCGGTTGATGCTTCTAATTGTTGGACTCCAGGTTCAAAACATTGGTTTCAGGAACCTGAATGTCAAAAGCCTAATGCATTTCATTCCACCCAGAGGGGACTTCCTATTCTGGATTCTGCATTTACTGCAGCAtctgaaaatttatttgaccATCTTCAAAGGGGTCCAAACATCTTAGGAAATGCCAATTATAAAGTGGATTCATCTTATGCTGGTGCAGGAGAGAAGGCTTATGCCTCGAACAAAATGCTTATCCCTAGTGCTTCAGTGGTAGTGGTGTCAAGCAGTGATGAAATGAAAAGTCCAGTTGCCTTCAAAGGGGATGGTCACTTCAGTAATGCAATGGATATTTTTGGCCTTTTTGGTTGTGACAAGTTACATCAGGATCAGTGCTCTGAGATTCAGTTGGGCTCCCATCCTTCCAGTGTTGGCCAAGACATAATTGCACAAGATGAAGTTGAAGTCCGTGGTTCTGTTGAAGGAGGCCAAGAGTTGAAAGCAGGCCAACCTAACCAACTGGGTTCTCAGTTCATATTTGATTTGCCATTTCTGAAGAAGCGGCTTGATCAGATTAACTCCTCAGGAAAGGATAAACTTTTGCAGCAAGGTTCCAGCATTGAAACTCCATTTCTGAACGAAGAAGTAAATTGGAAGATGCAATTGGCCTGCAGCCGTCACAAGAAGCTTAGCACTCAAAACATACAAAG AGATGGTTGA
- the LOC18602166 gene encoding uncharacterized protein LOC18602166 isoform X6: MASRKVRMSKWKEGQRRSPRISASHPCEAQRSRRVGRTALAPPPQAMGLQVQHSRPQDQGPASRTRARKKRKLRPVDDVAATSLSPFAQQPNDMQGSDLQSHDEDHRISCDPPTAQGGNSPKFDDKAVSPDQLSSVPSTRWMPEKRILELVLDILQRRDTYEIFAEPVDREEVEDYYDIIKEPMDFGTMRAKLHEGMYTSLQQFEHDVYLISKNAMHFNSSATIYFRQVPVSSKSPLPQYLRLFLPPNEGKILVLQARAIDELAKKVFHSLKTDPENFELEFSETRRRTSRRLMSEARAPSYSSSSKLATNLRRNSKTNVSSKPMPSFLPNSSNLRKGVRGICGLAGATTDCNARDPVVHSGALNGRGNNFAEVDRRCTYRPWTSLHTDNDSIVSTIYSDSKPLIPVNQQDIGYRDSLMFFVKDLGPTAQMIAKQKLIGCSVDASNCWTPGSKHWFQEPECQKPNAFHSTQRGLPILDSAFTAASENLFDHLQRGPNILGNANYKVDSSYAGAGEKAYASNKMLIPSASVVVVSSSDEMKSPVAFKGDGHFSNAMDIFGLFGCDKLHQDQCSEIQLGSHPSSVGQDIIAQDEVEVRGSVEGGQELKAGQPNQLGSQFIFDLPFLKKRLDQINSSGKDKLLQQGSSIETPFLNEEVNWKMQLACSRHKKLSTQNIQR, encoded by the exons ATGGCCAG CAGAAAAGTACGAATGTCCAAGTGGAAAGAAGGGCAGAGGCGGAGCCCGCGAATATCTGCATCGCATCCTTGCGAGGCCCAGCGATCGAGGCGAGTGGGTCGCACTGCTTTGGCTCCACCTCCACAGGCAATGGGTTTACAAGTGCAACACTCTCGCCCTCAGGATCAAGGACCAGCCTCCCGGACTAGGGccaggaaaaagagaaaactcaGACCAGTCGACGATGTGGCTGCTACTTCCCTTTCACCCTTTGCTCAGCAG CCAAATGACATGCAGGGCAGCGACCTACAAAGCCATGATGAAGATCATCGAATTAGTTGCG ATCCACCAACTGCCCAGGGTGGCAATAGCCCAAAATTTGATGATAAAGCGGTCTCCCCTG ATCAACTATCAAGTGTGCCATCTACCAGATGGATGCCAGAGAAACGCATACTAGAGCTTGTTCTCGACATATTACAGAG GAGAGACACCTATGAAATATTCGCTGAACCTGTTGACCGTGAAGAG GTTGAGGATTATTATGATATCATTAAAGAGCCTATGGATTTTGGCACAATGAGAGCTAAACTTCATGAAGGGATGTATACGAGTCTTCAACAATTTGAG CATGATGTATATTTAATATCCAAAAATGCAATGCATTTTAATTCCTCGGCAACTATATACTTCAGACAGGTACCAGTATCATCTAAGAGTCCTCTTCCACAATATCTAAGATTATTCTTACCACCTAATGAAGGCAAAATTCTGGTTTTACAGGCTCGAGCCATTGATGAACTAGCAAAAAAGGTCTTTCATTCTCTTAAAACTGACCCAGAGAATTTTGAGTTGGAATTTTCAGAGACAAGACGAAGAACTAGTAGAAGGCTCATGAGTGAAGCTAGGGCTCCATCATATAGCTCAAGTTCTAAGCTTGCAACAAATTTAAGACGCAATAGCAAGACCAATGTATCATCAAAACCTATGCCATCTTTTCTTCCTAATTCTTCAAACCTCAGGAAAGGTGTTAGAGGAATTTGTGGACTCGCTGGTGCTACTACTGATTGTAATGCAAGAGATCCTGTAGTGCACTCtg GTGCTTTAAATGGCAGGGGAAATAATTTTGCTGAAGTAGATAGACGTTGTACGTATAGACCCTGGACGTCTCTCCACACTGACAATGATTCAATTGTTTCCACAATTTATAGTGATTCAAAACCACTAATTCCT GTGAATCAGCAGGATATTGGTTACAGAGATAGTTTAATGTTCTTTGTTAAAGATTTAGGACCAACAGCCCAAATGATTGCCAAGCAGAAGTTGATTGGATGCTCGGTTGATGCTTCTAATTGTTGGACTCCAGGTTCAAAACATTGGTTTCAGGAACCTGAATGTCAAAAGCCTAATGCATTTCATTCCACCCAGAGGGGACTTCCTATTCTGGATTCTGCATTTACTGCAGCAtctgaaaatttatttgaccATCTTCAAAGGGGTCCAAACATCTTAGGAAATGCCAATTATAAAGTGGATTCATCTTATGCTGGTGCAGGAGAGAAGGCTTATGCCTCGAACAAAATGCTTATCCCTAGTGCTTCAGTGGTAGTGGTGTCAAGCAGTGATGAAATGAAAAGTCCAGTTGCCTTCAAAGGGGATGGTCACTTCAGTAATGCAATGGATATTTTTGGCCTTTTTGGTTGTGACAAGTTACATCAGGATCAGTGCTCTGAGATTCAGTTGGGCTCCCATCCTTCCAGTGTTGGCCAAGACATAATTGCACAAGATGAAGTTGAAGTCCGTGGTTCTGTTGAAGGAGGCCAAGAGTTGAAAGCAGGCCAACCTAACCAACTGGGTTCTCAGTTCATATTTGATTTGCCATTTCTGAAGAAGCGGCTTGATCAGATTAACTCCTCAGGAAAGGATAAACTTTTGCAGCAAGGTTCCAGCATTGAAACTCCATTTCTGAACGAAGAAGTAAATTGGAAGATGCAATTGGCCTGCAGCCGTCACAAGAAGCTTAGCACTCAAAACATACAAAGGTAG